GAGCGAGCCGAGCAGCAGGAGGGCAGGGAGCAGGGTGTGAGAGCGCATGTGACCAGAACCTGAGGAGAGGAGACCTTCCGGGCGTCGCGGACCGGACGCCGGCCGGCCGCCGCGTCCGAGGGACGCCGACGGCCGTTGTGATCTCCGATCGTTCTGGTCAGGGGCGTTTTTCAGCGAGCCCGGGGGGCACCGTGAACAATTTCAGGGCCGGATCCGGCGGTACTCTGTCCCCTTTTATGCGGGTTCAGCGCGCTGCTGGGCAGACCTGCCGGTACGGCGAGTCGGGGACGTACCGCCGCCACTGCACCCGGGTGAGTCCGCCCCCGGCGCGTTCGCAGATGGCGCGGACGGCCGCGTCGGGGGCGATGGGGCGGCGTTGCAGCACCACGTTCGGGCTGGTGGCGTAGAGCATGCCGTCGTTCCCTCCGAAGGCGAGCGAGCGGATCTCGTCCCCGGCCGTGGGCAGGTCGCCGCCGAGCAGTCGCTGCCCGGCGGTGTCCCACAGCCGGAGGGTCCCGTCGGCTCCCCCTACGGCGAGGGTGCCGCCGTCGGAGGAGAAGGCCAGCGCGCCCACGGCCTCGGTCTGGCTGCTCGGGGCCGTGTCGGCGGTGCCGGTCAGGACGCCCGTGGTGTGCCGCAGGTCGCCGTCCCAGAGGGTCACGTGCCCGGTGACGTCGCCCACGGCGAGCCGGGTGCCGTCGGGGCTGAAGGCGAGCGCGGTGACCTCACGGCCGTCGGCGAGCGCCCACCCGGTGACCTTGCCGGAGGACAGGTCGGCGTACTGGTCGGCGGAGCCGACGAGGAGCCGTCCGTCCGGCCGCACGGCCACGCCCTGCCCGAAGAGGCCGTGCAGGGTTCGGGACGTGCGATGGGTCCGGGTGTCCCAGACCTCCGCCGCCTCGCCATCACCCGCGGAGCGCGCGGCCAGCAGTGTGCGCCCGTCGGCGCCCAGGGCGAGCGCGGACACGGGGCGGTCGGCCGCTCCGGAGGTGGTGAAGCTCGTACGGACCGTGCGGTCCCGTACGTCCCACACCGTGAAGCGCAGCCGCAGGGAGCCGCCCGAGGAGGTGGTGTCGGCGACGGCGAGCGTCCGGCCGTCCGGGCTGAAGGCAAGCAGCGGGGTTTCGTCGCCGGTGAGGCTCGGCAAGGGGCCGAGCGTGCTCCGGGCGAGGACGGCGCCGGTGCCGGTGGAGCGCAGGTCGAGGCGGTAGCCGCCCCCCGACCGGGTGGCGGTGGCGAGGGTGGTGCCGTCGGGGGCGAGGAGCGTGGCGTCGGCCGGGGTGCTCTGCCAGTGTGCGGCGAGGCGGTCGGTGAGGTCGAGGGTGTGGACGGTGGCGCGGTCGAGGTAGCGCAGGATGCGGCGGCCGTGGTCCGGGGTCCACGTCAGCCCTGTGACCTCCGCGCCGGCCAGCGGCCGGTGGAAGACCTGCCCGCCCCCCGACGCCAGCTGCCATACGGCGATCTCCTGGTCGTCGGTGGTGGCGAGGAACTCCCCGTCGGGCGAGAGGTCGGCCTGGGCGAACCCGGTCGTGCCGCCGCTGGCGAAGTCGGCGACGACACGCCCACTGCCGACGTCCCAGACGGTGGCCGCCGTCCCGTGGACCGAGGCCAGCCGCCTGCCGTCCGCGCTGAGGCGCAGCAGGCGGTCCCCGCCGTCCGCTCCCGAGCCGGTGCCGCACACGGTCTTGTCCGCCTTCTGCCAGGCGCCGGGCACCTGCCTGCCGCGCACGGTGTCCCACACCTGGGGCGGGCTCTCGGCAGGGCAGAGAGCGGCCAGACGCCCGCCCCGGCCGAGGGCCGCCGTGGTGAGACTGCGGGAGACACCGGTGGTGAAGAGGACCTTGCCGTTCTCCGTCCGGCGGACCTGCACCTGCCCGGGCCTGTCGAACGGCTGGATGAGGTACGCGTCTCCGCCGGGCGCGGTCGCCCCGAGCTCTGCATCGCCCAGATCGGCGACGGATCTCCCCTCGGGGAGGTTCCACAGGGTGTCGCTGGCCGACCCGGTCACGACGAGGAACCGCCCACCAGGGCCGACGCCGGTCGCCTCCGAGTCGCTCGGCAGGTGGTAGGCGCCGGTACGGCGGTGATCGGCCACGTTCCAGGCGGTGACGCGGCCGCCGTCGGCCCTGAGCAGGGTCCGGCCCTGGTCGGTGAGGAAGCGCCGGACGTTCTGGCCGGTCTGCGGGTCGGTGAAGGCGTCCCGTTCCGGCTGGGCGAGCGAGCCCAGCAGGGCCGAGCGGGACTCGGTGAGCGGGGCGGTCCGCCACGCTGCGGCGCCGAGCAGGGACGCGGTACGGGGGTCGGTGGCGCGCAGGCTCTCGGCGACGGTGGCCAGGCGGCGGGCGGTGGCCTTCGCTGCCTCTTCCTCGCCCACCCGGTCGCGCTGCCAGGCGACGAGTCCCGCGGTCAGCGCGAGCACGAGGAACACGCAGAGACCGATGGCGAGGGCCCGTGTGCGGCGGGCGGCGCGCGTCCCGGCGTCCCGCTCGGCGTCACGGGCCGCGGCCGAGGCGGTCAGGAAGGCCCACTCCAGCCGGGTGAGGTCGTCGTTCCCCTCTCTCTGGTTCTCCTCGCTCTCCTGTTGTTTCTCCTGCTGCCTGCCGAACAGCTCCTCGGCGCGATCCAGCCGTGCCCCCCGCAACAGCGCGCCGGGGTCACGGTCCAGCTCCTCCCAGGTCCGGGCGGCCTCGCCGAGGACCCGCTGGGCGCGCAGCCGCTCCCGGCTCTCCTCGATCCAGCCGGCGAGCCGCGGCCACCCGGTGATCAGGGCCTCGTGGGCGAGTTCGACGGTGTCGCCGTCCAGGGTGACCAGGCGGGCGGCGGCCAGTCGTTCCAGGACGTCGAGCGCGCCCGGTCCCAGCTCGGCACGGGACGCCGGGCGGCGCGTGTCGGCCGTGCGGTCCCCCGGGGCGATCAGCCGCAGCAGGATGCGCCGGGCCGTACGGGCCTGGCTCTGGTCCAGTTCGCCGTAGACCTGCTCGGCGGTGGCGGCGATCGCCCCGCGCACGCCGCCCGTCTCCTCGTACGTGGCCAGCGTCAGCGTGCGGCCCCGGCGACGGCGCCAGGTCTCCAGCAGGGCGTGCGAGAGCATCGGCAGCGCGCCCGGCCGGTCACCGACCTCCTCGATGATCCGCGCGGTCAGCACCCGCTCCACGTTGAGCCCCGCGGCAGTGGCGGGACCGGTGACGACCTCCCGCAGCTCCTCCCCGCTCATCGGCCCGACCAGCAGGTTCGCGTGACTGACCGCCTCCGCCAGCTCCCGGTGTTCGGCACAGTGGCCGTAGAAGTCGCCGCGCACCGCGACCACCACCCGCAGGCGGCTCTCCGGCTCCCGCGCGCCGAGCAGCAGATCCAGGAAACGGTCCCGCTCCTCGCGGTCGTGGCAGAGGGTGAACAGCTCCTCGAACTGGTCGACGATCACCCAGGTGTCCAGCTCACCGTCCCGGGGAACGAGCGCCTGCCCGTGTGCGTGGGCGGGCCGTTCGCCGGGCGTGAGGACCCGGACCACCGCCGGCCGGTCGGCGCCCCCGCCCGCCCGCAGCAGCGGGATGAGGCCGGCCCGGATCAGTGAGGACTTCCCGCTGCCGGAGGGCCCGAACACCGCCGCGAAGCGGTGCGCGCGCGCCAGGTTCAGGAGTTCGCGGGCCAGTGCCTCCCGGCCGAAGAACAGGTCGCTGTCGTCCGGTTCGAAGCGGGCCAGCCCACGGTACGGAGCCCGCTCGTCGGCCGCGGGAGCACGGAGCTCGGCGTCCGCCTCCCGCCAGCGGGCCTCCCACTCGTCCGCGTCGGCGTCGAGCGCCTCCGCGTACGCGCGCACCACCGCGAGTGTCGGCAGCTGGTCGCCGGCCGCGGCCTGCGACAGCGCGGTCGTGGAGTAGCCCGCCCGCTCGGCCATCTCCCGGTACGGCGGTTTCCCGGCCTTCTCCCTCAGCAGCCGCAGATCGTGCGCGAGGCGCTGCACCGGACCGGCGCTGGGGTCCACCGGTTTCTCGCGTCGACCCACCTGGTGGCACCTTTCGACCCTCGAACAAGAAAACGGAGCTCAACCTACGTTTTCACCCGTCCGCAGGCAATCCGGGTTCACCGCGTGCGCCGGGCTTCCTCGGGTTGGTCATGGTCAGGTGGGGCTTGCCGCTCGCCGCGCTGTGCACGGTGACCCCAAGCCCGGTCTGGAGTGGGCGCTGCCGGCGCGCCCTTACCCTTGAGGCATGACCAGCAGCAGTGACCGGGCCGGAGCAGTGGACGAAGTGGGCGTTACCCGAAGCTACGAGATCCGCACCTACGGGTGTCAGATGAACGTTCACGACTCCGAGCGATTGGCCGGTCTGCTGGAGGACGCGGGTTACGTGCGCGCCCCCGAAGGAGCCGACGACGCCGACGTCGTCGTCTTCAACACCTGCGCCGTGCGTGAGAACGCCGACAACAAGCTCTACGGCAACCTCGGCCACCTGGCGCCCAAGAAGGCCGCCCACCCCGGCATGCAGATCGCGGTCGGCGGCTGTCTGGCACAGAAGGACCGCGACACCATCGTGAAGAAGGCGCCCTGGGTGGACGTCGTCTTCGGCACGCACAACATCGGCAAGCTGCCGGTCCTGCTGGAACGCGCACGCGTGCAGGAGGAGGCGCAGGTCGAGATCGCCGAGTCGCTTGAGGCGTTCCCCTCCACACTGCCGACGCGGCGCGAGAGCGCGTACGCGGCCTGGGTCTCCATCTCCGTGGGCTGCAACAACACCTGCACCTTCTGCATCGTCCCGGCCCTGCGCGGCAAGGAGAAGGACCGCCGCGCCGGCGACATCCTCGCCGAGATCGAGACCCTGGTCGCCGAGGGGGTCTCCGAGATCACGCTGCTCGGGCAGAACGTCAACGCGTACGGCTCCGACATCGGCGACCGCGAGGCCTTCAGCAAGCTGCTGCGCGCCTGCGGGAAGATCGAGGGCCTGGAGCGCGTCCGCTTCACCTCCCCGCACCCGCGCGACTTCACCGACGACGTCATCGCCGCCATGGCCGAGACGCCGAACGTGATGCCGCAGCTGCACATGCCGCTCCAGTCCGGCTCGGACACGGTCCTGAAGGCCATGCGCCGCTCCTACCGCCAGGAGCGCTACCTCGGGATCATCGAGAAGGTCCGGGCGGCCATCCCGCACGCGGCGATCAGCACGGACATCATCGTGGGCTTCCCCGGCGAGACCGAGGAGGACTTCGAGCAGACGCTGCACGTGGTGCGCGAGGCCCGTTTCGCCCAGGCCTTCACCTTCCAGTACTCCAAGCGCCCGGGCACCCCGGCCGCCGAGATGGACGGCCAGATCCCCAAGAAGGTCGTCCAGGAGCGCTACGAGCGTCTGGTCGCCCTCCAGGAGGAGATCTCCTGGGAGGAGAACAAGAAGCAGGTCGGCCGCACGCTGGAGCTGATGGTCGCCGAGGGCGAGGGCCGCAAGGACGACACCACCCACCGCCTGTCCGGCCGCGCCCCCGACAACCGCCTGGTCCACTTCACCAAGCCGGACCAGGAGGTCCGCCCCGGCGACGTGGTCACGGTCGAGATCACCTACGCCGCCCCGCACCACCTCCTCGCCGAGGGCCCCGTGCTGGACGTGCGCCGCACGCGCGCGGGCGACGCCTGGGAGAAGCGCGACGCCGAGAAGGCGGGCAAGCAGGCCCAGTCGGCCGGCGTGCTCCTGGGCCTGCCGAAGATCGGTGTCCCCGAGCCGCTGCCGGTGGCGACGACGGGCTGCGGCTGCGACTGAGCCGGGCTGGGGTTGGGGCTGAGTGCGGCTGGGCCGGGCCGCGGCCGGTGCTGATTGCGCCTGAGCCGAAGTGCGGCCGCGGCCGGTGAAATGACGCGACTGGGGCCTGGCTGCCGGTTGGCTCAGGGCCGTGGTTGCCTCCGGCGGCGGCTGAGTCCCCGCTGGGGCGGAGTCGGTCCGGGGCTGGGGCACTCGGCCCGTGTGCTGCCGGGCCGGCGTCCTGTGTCCGGCCGGACTTGTGACCTGCTGCCTTCGTGCCGGGCCGGGCTGCGTCCGGCGCCTGCGGCGAGCACGAGGCCGGGGCCGCCACCTGCGTGCGGGCGGCCCTCGAGGGTTACCCTGCCGATCATGCTTGTCGCCGCCGCTGTCTGCCCCTGCCCGCCCCTCCTGGTGCCCGACGTCGCCGCGGGCGCCGCCCCGGAGCTGGACGCCGCGCGGGCCGCCTGCAGCGACGCGCTGGGCGTGCTCGCCGCGGCCCGGCCCGGTCGGCTCGTGGTCGTCGGGCCGGTGGAGAGCGCCGGGCCCGAGACGTACCCGGAGGGCACGCGGGGCTCGTTCCGCGGGTTCGGCGTCGATCTCGACGTACGGCTGGGACCGGACGAGGGCATGCCCACGGAACAACGGCTGCCGTACTCGCTGGCGGTGGCCGCCTGGCTGCTGGAGCGGACAGGTTGGTCCGACGCCCCGGTCGAGGGACTCGGCGTGGGGGACCGGCTCGCGCCCGAGCGGTGTGCCCGGATCGGGCGGGACCTCGCAGCAGCGGCCGAGCGGGTCGCGCTGTTGGTGATGGGTGACGCCAGCGCCTGCCGGACGCTCAAGGCCCCGGGATATCTGGACGAACGCGCGGCGCCCTTCGACGCGGAGGTCGCACGCGCACTCGGCACGGCGGACGTGGCCGCGCTCATGACGCTGGACACAGGACTGGCGCACGACCTGAAGGCTTCCGGCCGGGCCCCCTGGCAGGTCCTGGCAGGCGCGGCCGAGGGCGTGGACGTCGGCGGATCACTGCTGTACGAGGACGCGCCGTGCGGGGTGGGATACATCGTGGCCACCTGGGCGTAGACCCGGCGGCGGGGCGGCCCCGACGGCGGGCACGGGAAACGGCGGACGGCCGGGAGCCGTCGTGCTCCACGGCCGTCCGCCGATGTGTCCTTCGGTGTGCCGGTGTGTGTTCAGGACCTTCTGCGTCGATGTGCGCTCAGGAAGTGGGCGGTGGTGCGTCCGGCGGCGGGGTGCCTCCGGCGTCCCGCGGCGGCGCCGCACGGCCCGTATCCGGCGGCGTGGTGCCACCCGCACCCGGCGGCGTGGTGCCGCCCGCGCCGGGCGGCGGTGGCGTGCCGCCCGCGTCCGGTCCGCTGTCGCCCTGGTGCGCGAGTCGGTCCATGGCGCCCTTGGCCTTGCCCGTGCCCGACCGGATCCTGTCGCTGTACTTGCCCTTGGTCCGCTTGTCGACGACCTGCGCGGCCTTGTCGAGGCCGTGCTGGATCTTGTCCTCGTGCCGCTGCGCGAGGTCCGAGACCTTGCCCTTGGCCGGGCCCAGCTTGGCCTTCACATTGTCCAGGAGAC
The genomic region above belongs to Streptomyces coeruleorubidus and contains:
- a CDS encoding antitoxin, whose protein sequence is MGLLDNVKAKLGPAKGKVSDLAQRHEDKIQHGLDKAAQVVDKRTKGKYSDRIRSGTGKAKGAMDRLAHQGDSGPDAGGTPPPPGAGGTTPPGAGGTTPPDTGRAAPPRDAGGTPPPDAPPPTS
- a CDS encoding class III extradiol dioxygenase subunit B-like domain-containing protein; the encoded protein is MLVAAAVCPCPPLLVPDVAAGAAPELDAARAACSDALGVLAAARPGRLVVVGPVESAGPETYPEGTRGSFRGFGVDLDVRLGPDEGMPTEQRLPYSLAVAAWLLERTGWSDAPVEGLGVGDRLAPERCARIGRDLAAAAERVALLVMGDASACRTLKAPGYLDERAAPFDAEVARALGTADVAALMTLDTGLAHDLKASGRAPWQVLAGAAEGVDVGGSLLYEDAPCGVGYIVATWA
- the miaB gene encoding tRNA (N6-isopentenyl adenosine(37)-C2)-methylthiotransferase MiaB; this encodes MTSSSDRAGAVDEVGVTRSYEIRTYGCQMNVHDSERLAGLLEDAGYVRAPEGADDADVVVFNTCAVRENADNKLYGNLGHLAPKKAAHPGMQIAVGGCLAQKDRDTIVKKAPWVDVVFGTHNIGKLPVLLERARVQEEAQVEIAESLEAFPSTLPTRRESAYAAWVSISVGCNNTCTFCIVPALRGKEKDRRAGDILAEIETLVAEGVSEITLLGQNVNAYGSDIGDREAFSKLLRACGKIEGLERVRFTSPHPRDFTDDVIAAMAETPNVMPQLHMPLQSGSDTVLKAMRRSYRQERYLGIIEKVRAAIPHAAISTDIIVGFPGETEEDFEQTLHVVREARFAQAFTFQYSKRPGTPAAEMDGQIPKKVVQERYERLVALQEEISWEENKKQVGRTLELMVAEGEGRKDDTTHRLSGRAPDNRLVHFTKPDQEVRPGDVVTVEITYAAPHHLLAEGPVLDVRRTRAGDAWEKRDAEKAGKQAQSAGVLLGLPKIGVPEPLPVATTGCGCD
- a CDS encoding helix-turn-helix domain-containing protein is translated as MGRREKPVDPSAGPVQRLAHDLRLLREKAGKPPYREMAERAGYSTTALSQAAAGDQLPTLAVVRAYAEALDADADEWEARWREADAELRAPAADERAPYRGLARFEPDDSDLFFGREALARELLNLARAHRFAAVFGPSGSGKSSLIRAGLIPLLRAGGGADRPAVVRVLTPGERPAHAHGQALVPRDGELDTWVIVDQFEELFTLCHDREERDRFLDLLLGAREPESRLRVVVAVRGDFYGHCAEHRELAEAVSHANLLVGPMSGEELREVVTGPATAAGLNVERVLTARIIEEVGDRPGALPMLSHALLETWRRRRGRTLTLATYEETGGVRGAIAATAEQVYGELDQSQARTARRILLRLIAPGDRTADTRRPASRAELGPGALDVLERLAAARLVTLDGDTVELAHEALITGWPRLAGWIEESRERLRAQRVLGEAARTWEELDRDPGALLRGARLDRAEELFGRQQEKQQESEENQREGNDDLTRLEWAFLTASAAARDAERDAGTRAARRTRALAIGLCVFLVLALTAGLVAWQRDRVGEEEAAKATARRLATVAESLRATDPRTASLLGAAAWRTAPLTESRSALLGSLAQPERDAFTDPQTGQNVRRFLTDQGRTLLRADGGRVTAWNVADHRRTGAYHLPSDSEATGVGPGGRFLVVTGSASDTLWNLPEGRSVADLGDAELGATAPGGDAYLIQPFDRPGQVQVRRTENGKVLFTTGVSRSLTTAALGRGGRLAALCPAESPPQVWDTVRGRQVPGAWQKADKTVCGTGSGADGGDRLLRLSADGRRLASVHGTAATVWDVGSGRVVADFASGGTTGFAQADLSPDGEFLATTDDQEIAVWQLASGGGQVFHRPLAGAEVTGLTWTPDHGRRILRYLDRATVHTLDLTDRLAAHWQSTPADATLLAPDGTTLATATRSGGGYRLDLRSTGTGAVLARSTLGPLPSLTGDETPLLAFSPDGRTLAVADTTSSGGSLRLRFTVWDVRDRTVRTSFTTSGAADRPVSALALGADGRTLLAARSAGDGEAAEVWDTRTHRTSRTLHGLFGQGVAVRPDGRLLVGSADQYADLSSGKVTGWALADGREVTALAFSPDGTRLAVGDVTGHVTLWDGDLRHTTGVLTGTADTAPSSQTEAVGALAFSSDGGTLAVGGADGTLRLWDTAGQRLLGGDLPTAGDEIRSLAFGGNDGMLYATSPNVVLQRRPIAPDAAVRAICERAGGGLTRVQWRRYVPDSPYRQVCPAAR